Sequence from the Syntrophorhabdaceae bacterium genome:
TCGGCAAAAAGGAACCGCGGTTGATAAAGGTCAATAACATATACCTCGAGGCAGACCTCAAGGGGTATATGCTGTTCGTCTATAATTACGACAAGCCCGGCGTCATTGCCAGCATTGGAAACGTCTTCTTCATACGTGGGATCAATATAGCCGGTATGCACTTTGGAAGGGAGACCCCCGGAGGCCTTGCCATATCGCTTCTGGACCTTGATAAAGAGGTTGAGGACAACGTGGTCAGGGAGGTACAGTCCCTGCCGAACATTATCTCAGCAAAAAGGATCGACCTGTCGTAACAACCATGAAAACCGGCTCATGGTTCATAGCTCATGGCTCATGGCAAGAGCGCAAATCCGGTTTGTTTTTGCCATCAGCTATGAGCCATCAACTATGAGCTGTCTTTTTCTCTCATGAAGGGCATAATCTTCGATTTTGACGGAACGTTGACGCCATTGACGCTGAATTTTGATCTTTTGAGGGCAGAGATGGAAGCGATTGCCCGGCGTTATGTAACCGACGATGTAATCCTCTCATTCAAAAACCAATATATCCTTGAAATGATTAACGGAATAGAGGCAACCCTTGATGGGAAAAATACCCGGTTCAAGGAAGAGGCATATACGAGACTAAGAGACCTTGAAGTAGAGGCGTCGAAGGGAAAAGACGTATATCCTTATGCGCGGGACGTTCTGCAACGCCTCAAGGACCGGGGCATATCCGTCGGTATCGTCACGAGAAGCTGTATCGATGCGCTCAGGACGGTATTCCCGGACATCAGTAAATATGCAGATTCCATTGTGACCCGCGAAGACACGAAATACGTCAAGCCTAATCCCCTTCACGTTGCGGAGGTGCTTCGCGCACTCCGGCTCGGACCTGATGATGTGATAATGGTGGGAGACCATCCCACGGATGTCATCGCCGGCAGGGCCCTGAATATGAGGACTGTGGGGGTTCTTACGGGAAGGACAACGAAAGATGGTTTTGAAAAGGTGCAGGCAACGTTCATATTCGACGATATAAGGGACATATTAACCATCGGTTCATAATAAAGAACAATCCCGGGATGCGAAGTCAGTGAAAATCATTGTTTATTAAAAGGGATTTTTATATAATGTAGCGGTTCGTGAATGTTGAGGCGGACAAAAAATCATCTAAGTATATATGCGATAGAATGAGGAACAGCCGGTGATCACCTTTAAAGGGGTACACAAGTGGTTCAAGGACCTCCATGTTCTCAACGACATCAATCTCCACGTAAATCAGGGAGAGGTGCTGGTGGTGTGCGGCCCTTCCGGATCAGGGAAATCGACGCTGATACGAACCATAAACAGGCTGGAGCCTATTAACCAGGGAACACTCATTGTCGATGGTGTGGATCTCTCTGACAGGGGGGCGGATATCAATAAGCTCAGGGCCGAGATCGGTTTTGTATTCCAGCAGTTTAACCTGTACCCCCACCTTTCCGTTATGAGGAATATTACCCTTGCCCCCATCAAGATCCGCGGAATGAGCAAAAACGACGCAGAAAGTCAGGCCATGGCACTCCTCGAACGGGTAGGCCTCGTTGAAAAGCGTGACGCATACCCGACACAACTCTCCGGGGGACAGCAGCAGAGGGTTGCCATCGCGCGCGCGCTTGCCATGAAACCGAGGATCATGCTTTTTGATGAACCTACATCAGCGCTTGACCCGGAGATGATCGGGGAGGTTCTCCTTGTTATGAAAGACCTCGCACAATCGGGTATGACGATGATCGTGGTAACTCACGAGATGGGATTTGCAAGCGAGGTTTCCGACAGGGTGGTTTTCATGGATGATGGACAGATCCTGGAAGAGGCAGCTCCTGATGAATTTTTTAAAAATCCAAAACACGAGAGAGCGCAACAGTTCCTGAAAGAAGTCCTCTCGCCGATGCACTAAGTTATTATATAAGGAGGAGAAGATATGAAAAGATTTGTAGTGGTGTTTACAGCGTTCATGTTTGTTGTGGGTCTTTGTGGTACCTTAGCTGCTCAGGACAGGCTCGATGTCATCAAAAAGAGAGGCGCCCTCATTGCGGGCGTGAAAGACTCAACGCCGGGGTTCGGTTTCGTCGATGAGAAGACGCGGGAGATTGTCGGGTATGATGTTGATTTTGTCAGGGCAATTGCCAACAAACTCGGCGTCAAGCTGCAGCTCAAACCGGTTACCTCCGCAAGCCGCATGCCCCAGCTCGTTGAAGGAAATATCGATATGATTGCCGCAACGATGACAAAGACCGCTGAGCGGGCAAAGCAGATCGACTTCAGCTACACCTATTTCTTTACAGGACAGAAATTCATCGTCAGGAAAGGAACAGTGAAGAGCCTTGCCGACCTTGACGGGAAGAGGATCGGAACAGCGAAAGGCTCTACCTCAGAGCAAAACGCAGCAAAGGCGCTGCCAAAGGCAACGATCCTTTCATTCGATGACTATCCCCAGGCATTGCTCGCGCTCCAGCAGGGCAAGGTCTTTGCGGTGACAACAGATGAATCGATCCTGGCCAACCTTCTCGGCAAGGCGCCGAACAAGGAACAGTATGAGATACCCGATATCCAGATCTCTGACGAGCCCTATGGCCTTGGCATAAAGAAGGGTGAAAAGGGCCTCGTTGATTTTGTGAACAAAACCTTGCTGGAGATGGAGAAGAGCGGAGAGGCGAAAAAGATCTTTGACAAATGGTTTGGCCCCAAATCCCCGACACCGTTGGAAAGGGGCAACTTTAAGATTGCCGCCGACAAATAGATCCGGAAGAAAGACGCGAGGGACGAATGAGGAAGGACGATCGATCATCCTCGTTCCTCGCGTATTAGCATGAAAGGCAGTTTTTTACACAGAGAGGCTCCCCTTGCTTAAGTATCAGTTCGACTGGTCCGTTGTCCTTTCGGGGAAGTATTTTGACTGGCTGTTGTCGGGACTCTATACTACCA
This genomic interval carries:
- a CDS encoding HAD family hydrolase, whose translation is MKGIIFDFDGTLTPLTLNFDLLRAEMEAIARRYVTDDVILSFKNQYILEMINGIEATLDGKNTRFKEEAYTRLRDLEVEASKGKDVYPYARDVLQRLKDRGISVGIVTRSCIDALRTVFPDISKYADSIVTREDTKYVKPNPLHVAEVLRALRLGPDDVIMVGDHPTDVIAGRALNMRTVGVLTGRTTKDGFEKVQATFIFDDIRDILTIGS
- a CDS encoding amino acid ABC transporter ATP-binding protein — protein: MITFKGVHKWFKDLHVLNDINLHVNQGEVLVVCGPSGSGKSTLIRTINRLEPINQGTLIVDGVDLSDRGADINKLRAEIGFVFQQFNLYPHLSVMRNITLAPIKIRGMSKNDAESQAMALLERVGLVEKRDAYPTQLSGGQQQRVAIARALAMKPRIMLFDEPTSALDPEMIGEVLLVMKDLAQSGMTMIVVTHEMGFASEVSDRVVFMDDGQILEEAAPDEFFKNPKHERAQQFLKEVLSPMH
- a CDS encoding ABC transporter substrate-binding protein, whose amino-acid sequence is MKRFVVVFTAFMFVVGLCGTLAAQDRLDVIKKRGALIAGVKDSTPGFGFVDEKTREIVGYDVDFVRAIANKLGVKLQLKPVTSASRMPQLVEGNIDMIAATMTKTAERAKQIDFSYTYFFTGQKFIVRKGTVKSLADLDGKRIGTAKGSTSEQNAAKALPKATILSFDDYPQALLALQQGKVFAVTTDESILANLLGKAPNKEQYEIPDIQISDEPYGLGIKKGEKGLVDFVNKTLLEMEKSGEAKKIFDKWFGPKSPTPLERGNFKIAADK